One window of the Pseudofrankia sp. DC12 genome contains the following:
- a CDS encoding LLM class F420-dependent oxidoreductase, with the protein MTGSTRWGITIPVEGIPLHRQAEVARELEGLGYTDLWSGEGTYADGFTPLAVAAAVTTQVHLGIAIAPVFTRGPALLAQTAATLAATAPGRFSLGLGSSSDVIVERWNAVPFTRPLTRTRDLLRFLRQALAGERVDEQFDTFAVRGFRSAIVPDPPPKLLVAGLRGKMLALAGAEADGAILNWLSAPDVAQVAPAVLTPAGHTPAAQREIVARLMVVPTADAEVARRIGRRAIAAYLNVGVYKAFHQDLGRDALEPMWKLWAAGDRAGALAAIPDHVVDELIVHGPPEACREHLARYVAHGVAVPVIYVLRADGGDPMQACRDLAPR; encoded by the coding sequence GTGACCGGTAGTACCCGCTGGGGCATCACGATTCCCGTCGAAGGGATACCGCTGCACCGGCAGGCGGAGGTCGCTCGGGAGCTGGAAGGCCTCGGCTACACCGACCTGTGGTCGGGCGAGGGCACCTACGCGGACGGGTTCACCCCGCTCGCGGTCGCTGCCGCCGTCACCACGCAGGTGCACCTCGGCATCGCGATCGCCCCGGTGTTCACCCGCGGCCCGGCCCTGCTCGCCCAGACCGCGGCGACCCTGGCGGCGACCGCCCCCGGACGGTTCTCGCTCGGGCTCGGGTCCTCCTCCGACGTCATCGTGGAACGCTGGAACGCCGTCCCCTTCACCCGGCCGCTGACCCGGACCAGGGACCTCCTGCGGTTCCTGCGCCAGGCGCTGGCCGGGGAGCGGGTCGACGAGCAGTTCGACACGTTCGCGGTGCGCGGCTTCCGGTCGGCCATCGTCCCCGACCCGCCGCCGAAGCTGCTCGTCGCGGGGCTGCGCGGAAAGATGCTCGCGCTCGCCGGCGCGGAGGCGGACGGCGCGATCCTCAACTGGCTGTCCGCGCCCGACGTCGCCCAGGTCGCCCCGGCGGTGCTCACCCCGGCCGGGCACACCCCGGCGGCGCAGCGCGAGATCGTCGCGCGGCTCATGGTCGTCCCCACCGCGGACGCCGAGGTCGCCCGCCGGATCGGGCGCCGCGCGATCGCCGCCTACCTGAACGTCGGCGTCTACAAGGCGTTCCACCAGGATCTCGGTCGTGACGCGCTGGAGCCGATGTGGAAGCTGTGGGCCGCCGGTGACCGCGCCGGGGCGCTGGCCGCGATCCCGGACCACGTCGTCGACGAGCTGATCGTGCACGGCCCGCCGGAGGCGTGCCGCGAGCACCTCGCCCGGTACGTCGCGCACGGCGTGGCCGTGCCCGTGATCTACGTTCTGCGGGCCGACGGCGGCGACCCCATGCAGGCCTGCCGCGACCTCGCCCCGCGCTGA
- a CDS encoding NADH-quinone oxidoreductase subunit C codes for MRTRTESLLADGYRLALVAAHHDTPATLGGTARPCAIRVVYLLVAGPPDSRIELHLRLDPDAPAVPSLAELSFPAGRFEREMHDLYGIEPTGHPLPRRLVRHPHWPHHWYPMRADAGEPPPFGDPEGPYPFLTVEGPGVYEIPVGPVHAGLIEPGHFRFSVVGETILKLKARLWFLHRGVEKLFEGHPPAAKLPLAERISGDTAVGHALAYCLAVEDAQGLAVSPDAQRGRAFLLELERLHNHVADLGALCNDVGHSVLHAHAGRLRERLLRLNARVTGHRLLRGGVHLGGTRLQAIPEPGELQAAARDAQEIVALALGHSVVRDRFTGTAVLPTNAARDLGALGYVARASGLPEDARLAHPHYDLRGHLRVPTHSGGDVLARFLIRADEIDASLALLTHLADTLTPGPTGTWPPPPRHTGPASGVGIVEGWRGTITHRVELDDNDTLTRVKVVDPSFFNWPALPVALAGTIVPDFPLANKSFNLSYAGNDL; via the coding sequence CTGCGCACCCGGACGGAAAGCCTTCTCGCAGACGGCTACCGGCTCGCCCTCGTCGCCGCCCACCACGACACCCCCGCCACCCTCGGTGGCACCGCCCGCCCCTGCGCCATCCGCGTCGTCTACCTGCTGGTGGCCGGACCACCCGACTCCCGGATAGAACTCCACCTCCGCCTCGACCCGGACGCCCCGGCCGTTCCCAGCCTGGCCGAGCTGTCGTTCCCGGCAGGCCGGTTCGAACGTGAGATGCACGATCTCTACGGGATCGAGCCCACCGGTCATCCGTTGCCCCGCCGTCTGGTTCGCCATCCCCACTGGCCGCACCACTGGTACCCGATGCGCGCCGACGCCGGCGAGCCGCCCCCGTTCGGCGACCCCGAAGGCCCCTACCCCTTCCTCACCGTCGAGGGCCCCGGCGTGTACGAAATCCCCGTCGGTCCCGTCCACGCCGGGCTGATCGAACCCGGCCACTTCCGCTTCTCCGTCGTCGGCGAAACCATCCTGAAACTCAAAGCCCGCCTCTGGTTCCTGCACCGAGGAGTCGAGAAGCTCTTCGAAGGCCACCCGCCCGCCGCCAAGCTGCCGCTCGCCGAGCGCATCAGTGGCGACACCGCGGTGGGCCACGCGCTGGCCTACTGCCTCGCCGTCGAAGACGCCCAAGGCCTCGCCGTCTCCCCGGACGCCCAGCGTGGACGAGCGTTCCTGCTGGAACTGGAACGCCTGCACAACCACGTCGCCGACCTCGGCGCCCTGTGCAACGACGTCGGCCACAGCGTCCTGCACGCCCACGCGGGGCGGCTGCGTGAACGCCTGCTACGCCTCAACGCGCGCGTCACCGGCCACCGGCTCCTGCGCGGTGGGGTCCACCTCGGCGGCACCCGGCTGCAAGCCATCCCGGAGCCCGGAGAGCTTCAGGCGGCCGCCCGGGACGCGCAGGAGATCGTCGCCCTCGCGCTCGGCCACAGCGTCGTACGGGACCGGTTCACCGGCACCGCGGTCCTTCCCACCAACGCGGCCCGGGACCTCGGCGCCCTCGGCTACGTCGCCCGCGCCAGCGGCCTCCCGGAGGACGCTCGCCTCGCCCACCCCCACTACGACCTGCGCGGGCACCTACGCGTCCCCACCCACTCCGGCGGCGACGTCCTGGCTCGCTTCCTCATCCGCGCGGACGAAATCGACGCCTCCCTCGCCCTGCTCACCCACCTCGCCGACACCCTCACACCAGGGCCGACCGGCACCTGGCCACCCCCGCCCCGACACACCGGGCCGGCCTCGGGAGTCGGCATCGTCGAGGGCTGGCGGGGCACCATCACCCACCGCGTCGAACTCGACGACAACGACACGCTAACCCGAGTGAAAGTCGTCGACCCGTCCTTCTTCAACTGGCCCGCGCTGCCCGTCGCCCTAGCCGGCACGATAGTCCCCGACTTCCCCCTCGCCAACAAAAGCTTCAACCTCTCCTACGCCGGCAACGACCTATGA
- a CDS encoding proton-conducting transporter membrane subunit, producing the protein MTAAMVAPLLAPLAGAAVVGVAGWRRATGYASVAAAAATLVSGGVLAATVADGHAFAGGRLLRADALSAVMTIVIGAVATLATWGSISYLDTERARGHTTPARARAYGVLVNLFLATMALAVLANNLGVVWVAIEGTTVATAFLVGHRRTRASLEATWKYVIICSVGIALAFLGTVVLYFASVHAGATGGGGLDFDALAAAAPRLDPDVTRLAIALLLLGYGAKAGLAPFHTWLADAHSQAPAPVSALMSGVLLSVALTTLLRVKVISDGALGPGFLRAGLLTLGLATLLVAALLLVGQRDYKRMLAYSSQEHMGLLALAAAAGTDLAIAALLLHVLAHGLGKAVLFLSAGHLQLAHDSTAIADARGVLARGPLLGTVFAVGLAALLGLPPFALFASEMGIARGTANAHLAGPLAAALIAVLVAFVALTRHGIDLLVGPAAPDGPQLRLRPTAAAPLVAGVVACVALGLTAGPLDHLLTTAGSLLAPR; encoded by the coding sequence GTGACCGCGGCCATGGTCGCACCGCTGCTGGCACCACTGGCCGGCGCCGCGGTCGTCGGCGTCGCCGGCTGGCGCCGCGCGACCGGGTACGCCAGCGTCGCCGCCGCCGCCGCCACGCTGGTCAGCGGCGGAGTCCTGGCCGCCACCGTCGCCGACGGGCATGCGTTCGCGGGCGGGCGGCTGCTGCGAGCCGACGCCCTGAGCGCCGTCATGACGATCGTCATCGGCGCCGTCGCGACGCTCGCCACCTGGGGCAGCATCTCCTACCTCGACACCGAACGCGCCCGCGGACACACCACCCCCGCCCGCGCCCGCGCCTACGGCGTCCTCGTCAACCTCTTCCTCGCGACGATGGCCCTGGCCGTGCTGGCGAACAACCTCGGCGTGGTCTGGGTCGCGATCGAAGGCACGACCGTCGCGACCGCCTTCCTCGTCGGACACCGCCGGACCCGCGCCTCGCTGGAAGCCACCTGGAAATATGTGATCATCTGTTCGGTCGGGATCGCTCTGGCGTTCCTCGGCACGGTCGTCCTGTACTTCGCCAGCGTCCACGCTGGTGCCACGGGCGGGGGCGGCCTGGACTTCGACGCACTCGCCGCGGCCGCCCCCCGTCTCGACCCGGACGTCACCCGTCTCGCCATCGCCCTGCTGCTGCTCGGCTACGGCGCGAAAGCCGGCCTGGCGCCCTTCCACACCTGGCTCGCCGACGCCCACTCGCAGGCCCCGGCCCCCGTGTCGGCGCTGATGAGCGGAGTCCTGCTCTCCGTCGCCCTCACCACCCTGCTCCGCGTCAAAGTCATCTCCGACGGGGCGCTCGGCCCCGGGTTCCTGCGCGCCGGACTGCTCACGCTGGGCCTGGCGACCCTGCTGGTCGCCGCGCTGCTGCTCGTCGGGCAGCGCGACTACAAGCGGATGCTCGCCTACTCCTCGCAGGAGCACATGGGCCTGCTCGCCCTCGCCGCCGCGGCCGGCACCGACCTCGCGATCGCCGCGCTGCTGCTGCACGTGCTCGCGCACGGCCTGGGCAAGGCGGTGCTGTTCCTGTCCGCCGGGCACCTGCAGCTCGCCCACGACTCCACCGCCATCGCCGACGCCCGCGGCGTCCTGGCCCGCGGCCCGCTGCTCGGCACGGTCTTCGCGGTCGGCCTCGCCGCCCTGCTCGGCCTGCCCCCGTTCGCCCTGTTCGCCTCCGAGATGGGCATCGCCCGTGGCACCGCGAACGCGCACCTCGCCGGGCCGCTCGCCGCCGCCCTGATCGCCGTGCTGGTCGCGTTCGTCGCGCTGACCCGCCACGGCATCGACCTCCTGGTCGGACCGGCCGCACCAGACGGGCCGCAACTGCGGCTACGGCCCACCGCCGCGGCGCCGCTGGTCGCCGGCGTCGTGGCCTGCGTCGCGCTCGGCCTCACCGCCGGGCCGCTCGACCACCTCCTGACGACGGCCGGCAGCCTGCTGGCGCCACGGTGA
- a CDS encoding Clp protease N-terminal domain-containing protein: MTQPTRMTAPVRLDDLIDAIKQVHPDPLDQLADAVLAADHLGDVADHLIGHFVDQARRSGASWTDIGHSMGVSKQAAQKRFVPKDPGEPGDLDPNQGFNRYTPRARNCVMAAQNAATAAGGAQITSEHLVLGLLVDPDALAAKAIVAAGLTLDAVRAAAAAALPAATAARPATALLPFDARAKKALTLTFREALRLGHNYIGTEHILLALLEQESLENGSAVLTGLGLTKEMVDAYTTATLAAIGKAATEAAGKA; this comes from the coding sequence ATGACGCAACCCACTCGTATGACGGCACCGGTGCGGCTCGACGACCTGATCGACGCCATCAAGCAGGTGCATCCAGACCCGCTCGACCAGCTCGCCGACGCGGTCCTCGCCGCCGACCACCTGGGCGACGTCGCCGACCACCTGATCGGCCACTTCGTCGACCAGGCCCGTCGTTCCGGCGCCTCCTGGACCGACATCGGCCACAGCATGGGCGTCAGCAAGCAGGCGGCGCAGAAGCGCTTCGTGCCCAAGGACCCGGGCGAGCCCGGCGACCTCGACCCCAACCAGGGCTTCAACCGGTACACCCCGCGCGCCCGCAACTGCGTGATGGCCGCGCAGAACGCGGCGACGGCCGCCGGCGGGGCCCAGATCACCTCCGAGCACCTGGTCCTCGGCCTGCTCGTCGACCCGGACGCGCTCGCGGCGAAGGCGATCGTCGCGGCCGGACTGACACTCGACGCGGTCCGCGCCGCCGCCGCGGCCGCGCTGCCGGCCGCGACCGCCGCGCGGCCGGCGACCGCGCTCCTCCCGTTCGACGCCCGCGCGAAGAAGGCCCTGACGCTGACCTTCCGCGAGGCGCTGCGACTGGGCCACAACTACATCGGCACCGAGCACATCCTGCTGGCGCTGCTGGAGCAGGAGAGCCTCGAGAACGGCTCCGCGGTGCTGACCGGGCTCGGGCTCACCAAGGAGATGGTCGACGCCTACACCACCGCCACCCTGGCCGCGATCGGCAAGGCCGCGACGGAGGCCGCCGGCAAGGCGTGA
- a CDS encoding MFS transporter yields MSSDTSVRSDQPSADDGLPRVKGGLWGRQLAHYPAAGPRAFYLAIVVLTAIVLYYELYIQGAVATSIINRYDMSFTYFVYISVAGGVTGALASLAAGLADRWGRANLVAYGVLLTGALMVVGLPNANTKLVYLILFAALSAVEGVILVATPALVRDYSPQLGRASAMGFWTLGPVVGSLVVTEVSSHTFHGNHWEQQIRYSGYAALAVGVLAFIGLRELSPRLRDQLMVTMRDRVLVEAKARGIDPEQALRGSWRQMLKLDVIGSALAISLALIFYYTAVGFMVTYFATNFGYSLNRANSLANWYWITNALALIIAGIVSDWLKVRKPFMVFGGVIAAVGIALFAIKAHDASTGYYTFALIFVIISAGGGIGYATWMASFTETVERHNPAATATGLAVWGGVLRTVVAVVLTILAVTQTATSVLVDKGPAVQTILARYPQQIATAQLIDPATSAALTKNPNDTAAGLKAAGEVQKGAGVDLNEAIRRLLALKAVPKADLAYIQENGPKVLKAQHDSPNQWRTWWWLCFAGQIIFLPFIFLMAGRWSPRKAREDLAEHEERVQQELAALTPQEG; encoded by the coding sequence GTGTCCAGCGACACCTCGGTCAGGAGTGACCAGCCGTCCGCCGACGACGGCTTACCCAGGGTCAAGGGCGGCCTCTGGGGCCGGCAGCTCGCGCACTATCCCGCCGCCGGGCCCCGCGCGTTCTACCTGGCGATCGTGGTCCTCACGGCGATCGTCCTGTACTACGAGCTGTACATCCAGGGCGCGGTCGCCACGTCGATCATCAACCGCTACGACATGTCGTTCACGTACTTCGTGTACATCTCGGTCGCCGGCGGCGTGACCGGCGCCCTCGCGTCACTCGCGGCCGGGCTCGCCGACCGCTGGGGCCGGGCCAACCTGGTCGCCTACGGCGTCCTGCTGACCGGCGCGCTGATGGTCGTCGGCCTGCCCAACGCGAATACCAAACTCGTCTACCTGATCCTGTTCGCGGCGCTCAGCGCGGTGGAAGGCGTCATCCTCGTCGCGACGCCGGCCCTGGTCCGGGACTACTCTCCGCAGCTCGGCCGGGCCTCCGCGATGGGGTTCTGGACGCTCGGGCCCGTGGTCGGCAGTCTCGTCGTCACCGAGGTCTCCAGCCACACCTTCCACGGCAACCACTGGGAACAGCAGATCCGCTACTCCGGCTACGCGGCGCTGGCCGTCGGAGTGCTCGCGTTCATCGGGCTGCGGGAGCTCTCGCCCCGGCTGCGCGACCAGCTCATGGTCACGATGCGCGACCGGGTGCTGGTCGAGGCCAAGGCCCGCGGTATCGACCCGGAGCAGGCGTTGCGAGGCAGCTGGCGCCAGATGCTGAAGCTAGACGTGATCGGCTCGGCGCTGGCGATCAGCCTGGCGCTGATCTTCTACTACACGGCCGTCGGCTTCATGGTCACCTACTTCGCGACGAACTTCGGGTACTCGCTGAACCGGGCGAACAGCCTGGCCAACTGGTACTGGATCACGAACGCGCTGGCGCTGATCATCGCGGGGATCGTGTCGGACTGGCTGAAGGTCCGCAAGCCCTTCATGGTGTTCGGTGGAGTGATCGCCGCTGTCGGCATCGCGCTGTTCGCGATCAAGGCGCATGACGCCTCGACCGGCTACTACACGTTCGCGCTCATCTTCGTCATCATCTCGGCCGGCGGCGGGATCGGCTACGCCACCTGGATGGCGTCGTTCACCGAGACCGTCGAGCGGCACAACCCGGCCGCCACCGCGACCGGCCTCGCGGTCTGGGGCGGCGTGCTGCGCACGGTCGTCGCCGTCGTCCTGACCATTCTCGCGGTGACGCAGACCGCGACCTCGGTCCTGGTCGACAAGGGGCCCGCCGTCCAGACGATCCTGGCCCGGTACCCGCAGCAGATCGCCACCGCCCAGCTCATCGACCCGGCGACGTCGGCCGCGCTGACCAAGAACCCCAACGACACCGCGGCCGGGCTGAAAGCGGCCGGCGAGGTGCAGAAGGGCGCCGGCGTCGACCTCAACGAGGCGATCAGGCGGCTGCTCGCGCTGAAGGCCGTGCCGAAGGCCGACCTCGCCTACATCCAGGAGAACGGGCCCAAGGTGCTCAAGGCCCAGCACGACTCGCCGAACCAGTGGCGGACCTGGTGGTGGCTCTGCTTCGCCGGCCAGATCATCTTCCTGCCGTTCATCTTCCTGATGGCCGGTCGCTGGAGCCCCCGCAAGGCGCGCGAGGACCTGGCCGAGCACGAGGAGCGCGTGCAGCAGGAGCTGGCGGCGCTGACCCCGCAGGAAGGCTGA
- a CDS encoding proton-conducting transporter membrane subunit produces the protein MPSRALPTVAGAGIGVVGGAGVVYGVAAIGGGLAPVSVGWLVPLAGLRLAADATGGLFMVVTGAVGVAVGIYTVGYAAHGHLGRTPLSVLPLFLGCMLGVPLADSVTTFLLLWELMALSSLLLVLTEARRREVRDAGLWYAAMTHLGFVAVLIGLAVFAAAAGAQGFPELRAGAAGLSPTTRTAVFLLTVTGFGSKAGLVPLHAWLPRAHPEAPGPVSALMSAAMVNLGIYGILRVDVALLGSGPRWWGLVLLAAGAVTAVFGVLQACVATDLKRLLAYSTSENMGLICVALGTAMVLTASGGTRVAAVAMTAALVHVVGHAAFKALGFLAAGAVTTATGRRDLDALGGLAPRMPSTTAAFGVAALGASGLPLGCGFVGEWLLLQSLVHALPAGGTTVALVMPLTVGVVALTTGLGVAAMVKAFGVGFLARPRSAEAAGAREVGRPMAAGMGLAAVACGVLAVAPAVLAPTVSRVLLELPGGRGTPRPQLGVLLRLPGAGGSMSPAWLAFGVAAGMLVAFCATRWRARRRPPPRAAELWACGGGALNTRMQYTATSFAEPLQRVFDGVLRPDIELAVTPYRQAPYLVAKVAYRSRLRDALETSLYTPVIRMVAAAARIARRAHRGSIHVYLAYGAAGLIVALVVAR, from the coding sequence GTGCCGTCCCGGGCGCTGCCCACGGTCGCCGGCGCTGGGATCGGCGTCGTCGGCGGGGCCGGGGTGGTCTACGGCGTGGCGGCGATCGGCGGTGGGCTCGCGCCGGTGAGCGTCGGTTGGCTGGTGCCGCTGGCCGGGCTGCGGCTGGCCGCGGACGCGACCGGTGGGCTGTTCATGGTGGTGACCGGCGCGGTGGGAGTCGCCGTCGGGATCTACACCGTCGGGTACGCCGCGCACGGCCACCTGGGCCGCACGCCGCTGTCGGTGCTGCCGTTGTTCCTGGGGTGCATGCTCGGCGTCCCGCTGGCCGACTCGGTCACGACGTTCCTGCTCCTGTGGGAACTGATGGCGCTGAGCAGCCTGCTGCTGGTGCTCACCGAGGCGCGCCGCCGCGAGGTGCGAGACGCCGGTCTGTGGTACGCGGCCATGACCCACCTGGGGTTCGTCGCCGTCCTGATCGGCCTCGCCGTGTTCGCCGCGGCCGCCGGCGCGCAGGGATTCCCAGAACTTCGCGCCGGCGCGGCCGGCCTTTCCCCGACCACCAGGACGGCGGTGTTCCTTCTGACGGTCACCGGTTTCGGCTCGAAAGCGGGCCTGGTGCCGCTGCACGCGTGGCTGCCTCGCGCGCACCCGGAGGCGCCCGGACCGGTGTCGGCCCTGATGAGCGCAGCGATGGTCAACCTCGGCATCTACGGCATCCTGCGCGTAGATGTGGCCCTTCTCGGCTCAGGCCCGCGCTGGTGGGGGCTGGTGCTGCTGGCCGCAGGGGCGGTCACGGCGGTGTTCGGCGTGCTCCAGGCGTGCGTCGCGACCGACCTCAAGCGGCTGCTGGCTTACAGCACCAGCGAGAACATGGGCCTGATCTGCGTGGCGCTCGGGACCGCGATGGTGCTCACGGCCTCGGGCGGCACGAGGGTCGCCGCGGTGGCCATGACGGCGGCACTCGTGCATGTGGTGGGCCACGCGGCGTTCAAGGCGCTGGGCTTCCTCGCGGCCGGCGCGGTCACCACCGCGACCGGCCGGCGTGACCTCGACGCCCTCGGCGGCCTCGCCCCACGGATGCCGAGCACCACGGCCGCGTTCGGCGTCGCGGCGCTCGGCGCGTCCGGGCTGCCACTGGGCTGCGGCTTCGTCGGCGAATGGCTGCTGCTGCAAAGCCTCGTCCATGCCCTGCCCGCCGGCGGCACGACGGTCGCGCTCGTCATGCCACTCACAGTCGGCGTCGTCGCGTTGACCACCGGGCTGGGGGTCGCGGCCATGGTGAAGGCGTTCGGGGTGGGCTTCCTCGCCCGGCCCCGCAGCGCCGAAGCGGCGGGCGCGCGTGAGGTCGGCCGGCCGATGGCCGCCGGCATGGGCCTCGCGGCAGTGGCCTGCGGCGTGCTGGCGGTGGCACCCGCCGTCCTGGCCCCCACGGTGTCGCGGGTCCTGCTCGAGCTGCCGGGCGGCCGGGGTACCCCGCGCCCGCAGTTGGGGGTCCTGTTGCGGCTGCCCGGGGCCGGCGGGTCGATGTCCCCGGCGTGGCTCGCCTTCGGCGTCGCCGCCGGGATGCTGGTGGCCTTCTGCGCGACCCGGTGGCGTGCCCGCCGCCGCCCGCCGCCGCGGGCAGCCGAGCTGTGGGCCTGCGGCGGCGGTGCCCTCAACACGCGGATGCAGTACACCGCGACGTCCTTCGCCGAGCCGTTGCAACGGGTCTTCGACGGTGTGCTGCGCCCGGACATCGAGCTGGCGGTCACCCCCTACCGCCAGGCGCCCTACCTGGTGGCGAAGGTCGCCTACCGGTCGCGGCTGCGGGACGCCCTCGAGACCTCGCTGTACACGCCTGTGATCCGGATGGTCGCCGCGGCCGCCCGGATCGCGCGGCGCGCCCACAGGGGCAGCATCCATGTCTACCTCGCCTACGGCGCGGCCGGCCTGATCGTCGCCCTGGTGGTGGCCCGGTGA
- a CDS encoding NADH-quinone oxidoreductase subunit H: MALQVAAAAAGAPLVVGTMRQVRARLEGRAGAGWAQPWRDLRKQLGKQRLDPAGTTVVFAAAPLVLAGTSLLIAAIVPAVTTASPLDPAADLFAVVGLLLAGTVALALAGIDTGTAFGGMGASREATIAALVEPTVLVAGFALSVPAHSSNLGKIVAATVDDPGRVASPAAVLALAALAVVVVAETGRLPVDNPATHLELTMVHEAMILEYTGPRLALIEWATAIRLTVLLSLLANLAVPWGIAGAGSGIVGLLVGLVAVAGKVLLLAVALAGAEVFLAKLRLFRVPELLAGSFLLGLLAVTASYFLATPTG; encoded by the coding sequence CTGGCGCTGCAGGTGGCAGCGGCCGCGGCCGGCGCGCCGCTGGTCGTCGGCACCATGCGCCAGGTCCGCGCGCGTCTCGAGGGCCGGGCGGGGGCCGGCTGGGCACAGCCGTGGCGCGACCTGCGCAAGCAGCTCGGCAAGCAGCGCCTCGATCCGGCCGGCACCACGGTCGTGTTCGCCGCGGCCCCACTCGTGCTGGCCGGAACCAGCCTGCTGATCGCGGCCATCGTGCCGGCGGTCACCACCGCCTCCCCGCTGGACCCGGCAGCCGACCTTTTCGCCGTGGTCGGGCTGCTCCTGGCAGGCACGGTCGCGCTGGCGTTGGCCGGGATCGACACGGGCACGGCGTTCGGCGGGATGGGCGCGAGCCGTGAGGCCACCATCGCCGCACTCGTCGAACCGACTGTTCTCGTCGCCGGCTTCGCTCTGTCCGTGCCGGCGCACTCGTCGAACCTCGGCAAGATCGTCGCTGCTACGGTCGATGACCCCGGCCGGGTCGCGTCACCCGCGGCCGTGCTCGCGCTCGCCGCGCTGGCCGTCGTCGTCGTCGCCGAGACCGGCCGGCTGCCGGTCGACAACCCCGCCACCCACCTCGAGCTGACGATGGTCCACGAGGCGATGATCCTGGAGTACACCGGACCGCGGCTCGCGCTGATCGAGTGGGCGACGGCGATACGCCTGACCGTGCTGCTGTCACTGCTGGCGAACCTGGCCGTCCCGTGGGGGATCGCGGGCGCCGGGAGCGGAATCGTGGGCCTGCTGGTGGGCCTCGTCGCGGTCGCGGGCAAAGTCCTGCTGCTCGCCGTGGCGCTCGCCGGCGCGGAGGTCTTTCTCGCCAAGCTACGGCTGTTCCGAGTGCCGGAGCTGCTGGCCGGGTCGTTCCTGCTGGGGCTCCTCGCGGTGACCGCCTCCTACTTCCTCGCCACCCCGACGGGCTGA
- a CDS encoding aldehyde dehydrogenase, which produces MSLVPPRTSPAIVKDRLFVGGEWVAPAGTGTIDVISPHTEQLLATVPEANGADIDRAVAAARAAFDDGPWPRASPAERAVVIRAISTAIQARAQEFADTVTAEMGAPSTFALFGNTLAAAMVLDGYASILDTFPFEEERPGLLAPVTIVKAPVGVCAGIVPWNVPLFLIAMKIGASLASGSTMVIKSAPETPLTGYLLAEVLDSVGLPPGVINVITAGRENSELLVRHPGVDKVSFTGSTAVGRRIGGICGEQLKRCTLELGGKSAAIILDDADVTTTLPALLPAVFMNTGQVCAAQTRVLAPRSRYTEIVDGLADLVAGTKVGDPADPETVVGPLVAERQRTRVEGYIHAGLDEGAKLIRGGGRPALDRGWYVEPTLFADVDNGMRIAQEEIFGPVLSVIPYDTDDDAVRIANDSDYGLSGSVWTGDLDRGAAVGRRVRTGLIAINSGTVVELKNPFGGFKQSGIGREMGAEGIAAYLETQTLVHPRG; this is translated from the coding sequence ATGTCCTTAGTGCCACCGCGGACCTCGCCCGCAATCGTGAAGGACCGCCTGTTCGTCGGCGGAGAATGGGTCGCGCCGGCGGGAACCGGCACGATCGACGTGATCTCGCCGCACACGGAACAGCTCCTCGCGACCGTCCCCGAGGCGAACGGCGCCGACATCGACAGGGCCGTCGCCGCCGCCCGCGCGGCCTTCGACGACGGCCCGTGGCCGCGGGCCTCCCCGGCCGAGCGCGCGGTGGTGATCCGGGCGATCAGCACCGCGATCCAGGCGCGCGCCCAGGAGTTCGCCGACACGGTCACCGCCGAGATGGGCGCGCCGTCGACGTTCGCCCTGTTCGGCAACACCCTCGCCGCGGCCATGGTCCTCGACGGCTACGCCAGCATCCTCGACACGTTCCCGTTCGAGGAGGAGCGCCCGGGCCTGCTCGCGCCGGTCACGATCGTCAAGGCGCCGGTCGGCGTCTGCGCCGGCATCGTCCCGTGGAACGTGCCGCTCTTCCTGATCGCGATGAAGATCGGCGCGAGCCTCGCCTCCGGCTCGACGATGGTCATCAAGTCGGCGCCGGAGACCCCGCTGACCGGCTACCTGCTCGCCGAGGTTCTCGACTCCGTCGGGCTGCCGCCCGGCGTCATCAACGTCATCACCGCTGGCCGCGAGAACAGCGAGCTGCTGGTCCGCCACCCGGGGGTCGACAAGGTCTCCTTCACGGGCAGCACCGCGGTCGGCCGCCGGATCGGCGGGATCTGCGGCGAGCAGCTCAAGCGCTGCACCCTGGAGCTCGGCGGCAAGTCGGCGGCCATCATCCTCGACGACGCCGACGTGACGACCACGCTGCCCGCGCTGCTTCCGGCCGTCTTCATGAACACCGGCCAGGTCTGCGCCGCCCAGACCCGGGTCCTGGCCCCGCGCTCCCGCTACACCGAGATCGTCGACGGCCTGGCGGATCTCGTCGCCGGGACCAAGGTCGGCGACCCCGCGGACCCGGAGACCGTCGTCGGCCCGCTCGTCGCGGAACGCCAGCGCACCCGGGTCGAGGGCTACATCCACGCCGGCCTCGACGAGGGGGCCAAGCTGATCCGCGGCGGCGGGCGGCCCGCGCTCGACCGCGGCTGGTACGTCGAGCCGACCCTGTTCGCCGACGTCGACAACGGCATGCGGATCGCCCAGGAGGAGATCTTCGGCCCGGTCCTGTCGGTCATTCCCTACGACACCGACGACGACGCGGTCCGGATCGCGAACGACTCGGACTACGGCCTGTCCGGCTCGGTGTGGACCGGCGACCTCGACCGCGGGGCGGCCGTCGGCAGGCGGGTCCGCACCGGCCTCATCGCGATCAACTCGGGCACGGTCGTCGAGCTGAAGAACCCGTTCGGCGGGTTCAAGCAGTCCGGCATCGGCCGGGAGATGGGCGCGGAGGGCATCGCCGCCTACCTGGAGACGCAGACCCTGGTACACCCGCGGGGCTAG